The following are encoded in a window of Panulirus ornatus isolate Po-2019 chromosome 6, ASM3632096v1, whole genome shotgun sequence genomic DNA:
- the LOC139749215 gene encoding uncharacterized protein isoform X3 produces MVTIVTALLFSALQNEEWRLLLLLKERHRRAHSLYVPFFGQVQYKDFTAPVEVGSGLRHLVRNVLTLRDMASEPSVWTICLDLLKVLLSWKAVGVLFLVVLMKILLRCVRARRCKDPVMAKCKEEKKRSGKKNASSPTAPVSVKDNKEAAQSGKKNRKAPAQSREVPALCDVAEEVKSEVVTDVVAEEVKSEVVPDDVAEELKSGKDVVRKKKTRTRKKNRTPTQARKEVKSEVVTDDVAEEVKSGNDVVRKKKTRTRKKNRTPTQAGKKVKSEVVTDDVAEEVKSEVVTDVVAQEVKSEVATDVVAEEVKSEVVTDDVTEELKSGNDVVRKKKTRTRKKNRTPTQARKEVKSEVVTDVVAEEVKSEVVTDDVAAEVKSEVVPDDVAEELKSGKDVVRKKKTRTRKKNRTPTQARKEVKSEVVTDVVAEEVKSEVVTDDVAAEVKSEVVPDDVAEELKSGKDVVRKKKTRTRKKNRTPTQARKEVKSEVVTDDVAEEVKSEVVTDVVAQVVKSGNDVVRKKKTRTRKKNRAPTQARKEVKSEVVTDDVAEEVKSEVVSDHVAEEVKSEVVTDDVAEEVKSEVVTDDVAEEVKSDNDVVRKKKTRTRKKNRAPTQARKEVKSEVVTDDVAQKVKSEVVTDDVAQKVKSEVVTGDVAQKVKSEVVTGDVAQKVKSEVVTGDVAQKVKSEVVTDEVAEEVKSEVVTDEVAEEVKSDNDVVRKKKTRTRRKNRTPTQARKEVKSEVVADDVAQKVKSEVVTDGVAEEVKSEAIVSGDDWAEDTEGFWSLE; encoded by the exons atGGTGACGATCGTGACCGCCCTGTTGTTCAGCGCCCTCCAgaatgaggagtggaggctgctcctcctcctgaaggagagaCACAGGCGGGCTCACTCCCTCTACGTTCCTTTCTTCGGACAAGTGCAGTACAAGGACTTCACTGCCCCAGTTGAGGTCGGCTCAGGCTTAAGACATTTAGTGCGGAATGTACTGACCTTGAGGGACATGGCGTCCGAGCCCAGCGTATGGACCATCTGCCTCGACCTCCTCAAGGTCCTCCTGTCCTGGAAGGCCGTCGGGGTACTTTTCCTGGTGGTGCTGATGAAGATACTCCTCAGGTGTGTGCGCGCCAGGAGATGCAAGGACCCCGTCATGGCCAAGtgcaaggaggagaagaagaggtctGGCAAGAAGAACGCCAGCAGCCCTACAGCTCCGGTTTCTGTTAAGGACAACAAGGAAGCCGCACAGAGTGGTAAGAAGAACAGGAAGGCCCCAGCTCAGAGTAGGGAAGTTCCAGCTTTGtgtgatgtggccgaagaggtgaagtctgaagttgtgactgatgttgtagccgaagaggtgaagtctgaagtcgtgcctgatgatgtagccgaagagttGAAGTCTGGCAAAGACGTAGTTCGTAAGAAGAAGACCAGAACTCGTAAGAAGAACAGAACTCCAACTCAGGCCAGAaaggag gtgaagtctgaagttgtgactgatgatgtagccgaagaggtgaagtctggcaACGACGTAGTTCGTAAGAAGAAGACCAGAACTCGTAAGAAGAACAGAACTCCAACTCAGGCCGGAAagaaggtgaagtctgaagttgtgactgatgatgtggccgaagaggtgaagtctgaagttgtgactgatgttgtagcccaagaggtgaagtctgaagttgcaACTGATgttgtagccgaagaggtgaagtctgaagttgtgactgatgatgtaaccGAAGAGTTGAAGTCTGGCAACGACGTAGTTCGTAAGAAGAAGACCAGAACTCGTAAGAAGAACAGAACTCCAACTCAGGCCAGAaaggaggtgaagtctgaagttgtaacTGATgttgtagccgaagaggtgaagtctgaagttgtgactgatgatgtagccgcagaggtgaagtctgaagttgtgcctgatgatgtagccgaagagttGAAGTCTGGCAAAGACGTAGTTCGTAAGAAGAAGACCAGAACTCGTAAGAAGAACAGAACTCCAACTCAGGCCAGAaaggaggtgaagtctgaagttgtaacTGATgttgtagccgaagaggtgaagtctgaagttgtgactgatgatgtagccgcagaggtgaagtctgaagttgtgcctgatgatgtagccgaagagttGAAGTCTGGCAAAGACGTAGTTCGTAAGAAGAAGACCAGAACTCGTAAGAAGAACAGAACTCCAACTCAGGCCAGAaaggaggtgaagtctgaagttgtgactgatgatgtagccgaagaggtgaagtctgaagttgtgactgatgttgTAGCCCAAGTGGTGAAGTCTGGCAACGACGTAGTTCGTAAGAAGAAGACCAGAACTCGTAAGAAGAACAGAGCTCCAACTCAGGCCAGAaaggaggtgaagtctgaagttgtgactgatgatgtagccgaagaggtgaagtctgaagttgtgagtGATCATGTGGCCgaggaggtgaagtctgaagttgtgactgacgATGTAGCCgaggaggtgaagtctgaagttgtgactgatgatgttgccgaagaggtgaagtctgacaACGACGTAGTTCGTAAGAAGAAGACCAGAACTCGTAAGAAGAACAGAGCTCCAACTCAGGCCAGaaaagaggtgaagtctgaagttgtgactgatgatgtcgcccaaaaggtgaagtctgaagttgtgactgatgatgtagcccaaaaggtgaagtctgaagttgtgactggtgATGTAGcccaaaaggtgaagtctgaagttgtgactggtgATGTCGcccaaaaggtgaagtctgaagttgtgactggtgATGTCGcccaaaaggtgaagtctgaagttgtgactgatgaagtagccgaagaggtgaagtctgaagttgtgactgatgaagtagccgaagaggtgaagtctgacaACGATGTAGTTCGTAAGAAGAAGACCAGAACTCGTAGGAAGAACAGAACTCCAACTCAGGCCAGaaaagaggtgaagtctgaagttgtggctgatgatgtggcccaaaaggtgaagtctgaagttgtgactgatggtgtagccgaagaggtgaagtctgaggctatagtgtctggtgatgactgggcggaggatacCGAGGGGTTCTGGAGTCTTGAGTGA
- the LOC139749215 gene encoding uncharacterized protein isoform X4 yields the protein MVTIVTALLFSALQNEEWRLLLLLKERHRRAHSLYVPFFGQVQYKDFTAPVEVGSGLRHLVRNVLTLRDMASEPSVWTICLDLLKVLLSWKAVGVLFLVVLMKILLRCVRARRCKDPVMAKCKEEKKRSGKKNASSPTAPVSVKDNKEAAQSGKKNRKAPAQSREVPALCDVAEEVKSEVVTDVVAEEVKSEVVPDDVAEELKSGKDVVRKKKTRTRKKNRTPTQARKEVKSEVVTDVVAEEVKSEVVTDDVAQEVKSEVVTDDVAEEVKSGNDVVRKKKTRTRKKNRTPTQAGKKVKSEVVTDDVAEELKSGNDVVRKKKTRTRKKNRTPTQARKEVKSEVVTDVVAEEVKSEVVTDDVAAEVKSEVVPDDVAEELKSGKDVVRKKKTRTRKKNRTPTQARKEVKSEVVTDVVAEEVKSEVVTDDVAAEVKSEVVPDDVAEELKSGKDVVRKKKTRTRKKNRTPTQARKEVKSEVVTDDVAEEVKSEVVTDVVAQVVKSGNDVVRKKKTRTRKKNRAPTQARKEVKSEVVTDDVAEEVKSEVVSDHVAEEVKSEVVTDDVAEEVKSEVVTDDVAEEVKSDNDVVRKKKTRTRKKNRAPTQARKEVKSEVVTDDVAQKVKSEVVTDDVAQKVKSEVVTGDVAQKVKSEVVTGDVAQKVKSEVVTGDVAQKVKSEVVTDEVAEEVKSEVVTDEVAEEVKSDNDVVRKKKTRTRRKNRTPTQARKEVKSEVVADDVAQKVKSEVVTDGVAEEVKSEAIVSGDDWAEDTEGFWSLE from the exons atGGTGACGATCGTGACCGCCCTGTTGTTCAGCGCCCTCCAgaatgaggagtggaggctgctcctcctcctgaaggagagaCACAGGCGGGCTCACTCCCTCTACGTTCCTTTCTTCGGACAAGTGCAGTACAAGGACTTCACTGCCCCAGTTGAGGTCGGCTCAGGCTTAAGACATTTAGTGCGGAATGTACTGACCTTGAGGGACATGGCGTCCGAGCCCAGCGTATGGACCATCTGCCTCGACCTCCTCAAGGTCCTCCTGTCCTGGAAGGCCGTCGGGGTACTTTTCCTGGTGGTGCTGATGAAGATACTCCTCAGGTGTGTGCGCGCCAGGAGATGCAAGGACCCCGTCATGGCCAAGtgcaaggaggagaagaagaggtctGGCAAGAAGAACGCCAGCAGCCCTACAGCTCCGGTTTCTGTTAAGGACAACAAGGAAGCCGCACAGAGTGGTAAGAAGAACAGGAAGGCCCCAGCTCAGAGTAGGGAAGTTCCAGCTTTGtgtgatgtggccgaagaggtgaagtctgaagttgtgactgatgttgtagccgaagaggtgaagtctgaagtcgtgcctgatgatgtagccgaagagttGAAGTCTGGCAAAGACGTAGTTCGTAAGAAGAAGACCAGAACTCGTAAGAAGAACAGAACTCCAACTCAGGCCAGAaaggaggtgaagtctgaagttgtaacTGATgttgtagccgaagaggtgaagtctgaagttgtgactgatgatgtagcccaagaggtgaagtctgaagttgtgactgatgatgtagccgaagaggtgaagtctggcaACGACGTAGTTCGTAAGAAGAAGACCAGAACTCGTAAGAAGAACAGAACTCCAACTCAGGCCGGAAagaaggtgaagtctgaagttgtgactgatgatgtggccgaagag TTGAAGTCTGGCAACGACGTAGTTCGTAAGAAGAAGACCAGAACTCGTAAGAAGAACAGAACTCCAACTCAGGCCAGAaaggaggtgaagtctgaagttgtaacTGATgttgtagccgaagaggtgaagtctgaagttgtgactgatgatgtagccgcagaggtgaagtctgaagttgtgcctgatgatgtagccgaagagttGAAGTCTGGCAAAGACGTAGTTCGTAAGAAGAAGACCAGAACTCGTAAGAAGAACAGAACTCCAACTCAGGCCAGAaaggaggtgaagtctgaagttgtaacTGATgttgtagccgaagaggtgaagtctgaagttgtgactgatgatgtagccgcagaggtgaagtctgaagttgtgcctgatgatgtagccgaagagttGAAGTCTGGCAAAGACGTAGTTCGTAAGAAGAAGACCAGAACTCGTAAGAAGAACAGAACTCCAACTCAGGCCAGAaaggaggtgaagtctgaagttgtgactgatgatgtagccgaagaggtgaagtctgaagttgtgactgatgttgTAGCCCAAGTGGTGAAGTCTGGCAACGACGTAGTTCGTAAGAAGAAGACCAGAACTCGTAAGAAGAACAGAGCTCCAACTCAGGCCAGAaaggaggtgaagtctgaagttgtgactgatgatgtagccgaagaggtgaagtctgaagttgtgagtGATCATGTGGCCgaggaggtgaagtctgaagttgtgactgacgATGTAGCCgaggaggtgaagtctgaagttgtgactgatgatgttgccgaagaggtgaagtctgacaACGACGTAGTTCGTAAGAAGAAGACCAGAACTCGTAAGAAGAACAGAGCTCCAACTCAGGCCAGaaaagaggtgaagtctgaagttgtgactgatgatgtcgcccaaaaggtgaagtctgaagttgtgactgatgatgtagcccaaaaggtgaagtctgaagttgtgactggtgATGTAGcccaaaaggtgaagtctgaagttgtgactggtgATGTCGcccaaaaggtgaagtctgaagttgtgactggtgATGTCGcccaaaaggtgaagtctgaagttgtgactgatgaagtagccgaagaggtgaagtctgaagttgtgactgatgaagtagccgaagaggtgaagtctgacaACGATGTAGTTCGTAAGAAGAAGACCAGAACTCGTAGGAAGAACAGAACTCCAACTCAGGCCAGaaaagaggtgaagtctgaagttgtggctgatgatgtggcccaaaaggtgaagtctgaagttgtgactgatggtgtagccgaagaggtgaagtctgaggctatagtgtctggtgatgactgggcggaggatacCGAGGGGTTCTGGAGTCTTGAGTGA
- the LOC139749215 gene encoding uncharacterized protein isoform X6, producing MVTIVTALLFSALQNEEWRLLLLLKERHRRAHSLYVPFFGQVQYKDFTAPVEVGSGLRHLVRNVLTLRDMASEPSVWTICLDLLKVLLSWKAVGVLFLVVLMKILLRCVRARRCKDPVMAKCKEEKKRSGKKNASSPTAPVSVKDNKEAAQSGKKNRKAPAQSREVPALCDVAEEVKSEVVTDVVAEEVKSEVVTDDVAQEVKSEVVTDDVAEEVKSGNDVVRKKKTRTRKKNRTPTQAGKKVKSEVVTDDVAEEVKSEVVTDVVAQEVKSEVATDVVAEEVKSEVVTDDVTEELKSGNDVVRKKKTRTRKKNRTPTQARKEVKSEVVTDVVAEEVKSEVVTDDVAAEVKSEVVPDDVAEELKSGKDVVRKKKTRTRKKNRTPTQARKEVKSEVVTDVVAEEVKSEVVTDDVAAEVKSEVVPDDVAEELKSGKDVVRKKKTRTRKKNRTPTQARKEVKSEVVTDDVAEEVKSEVVTDVVAQVVKSGNDVVRKKKTRTRKKNRAPTQARKEVKSEVVTDDVAEEVKSEVVSDHVAEEVKSEVVTDDVAEEVKSEVVTDDVAEEVKSDNDVVRKKKTRTRKKNRAPTQARKEVKSEVVTDDVAQKVKSEVVTDDVAQKVKSEVVTGDVAQKVKSEVVTGDVAQKVKSEVVTGDVAQKVKSEVVTDEVAEEVKSEVVTDEVAEEVKSDNDVVRKKKTRTRRKNRTPTQARKEVKSEVVADDVAQKVKSEVVTDGVAEEVKSEAIVSGDDWAEDTEGFWSLE from the exons atGGTGACGATCGTGACCGCCCTGTTGTTCAGCGCCCTCCAgaatgaggagtggaggctgctcctcctcctgaaggagagaCACAGGCGGGCTCACTCCCTCTACGTTCCTTTCTTCGGACAAGTGCAGTACAAGGACTTCACTGCCCCAGTTGAGGTCGGCTCAGGCTTAAGACATTTAGTGCGGAATGTACTGACCTTGAGGGACATGGCGTCCGAGCCCAGCGTATGGACCATCTGCCTCGACCTCCTCAAGGTCCTCCTGTCCTGGAAGGCCGTCGGGGTACTTTTCCTGGTGGTGCTGATGAAGATACTCCTCAGGTGTGTGCGCGCCAGGAGATGCAAGGACCCCGTCATGGCCAAGtgcaaggaggagaagaagaggtctGGCAAGAAGAACGCCAGCAGCCCTACAGCTCCGGTTTCTGTTAAGGACAACAAGGAAGCCGCACAGAGTGGTAAGAAGAACAGGAAGGCCCCAGCTCAGAGTAGGGAAGTTCCAGCTTTGtgtgatgtggccgaagaggtgaagtctgaagttgtgactgatgttgtagccgaagag gtgaagtctgaagttgtgactgatgatgtagcccaagaggtgaagtctgaagttgtgactgatgatgtagccgaagaggtgaagtctggcaACGACGTAGTTCGTAAGAAGAAGACCAGAACTCGTAAGAAGAACAGAACTCCAACTCAGGCCGGAAagaaggtgaagtctgaagttgtgactgatgatgtggccgaagaggtgaagtctgaagttgtgactgatgttgtagcccaagaggtgaagtctgaagttgcaACTGATgttgtagccgaagaggtgaagtctgaagttgtgactgatgatgtaaccGAAGAGTTGAAGTCTGGCAACGACGTAGTTCGTAAGAAGAAGACCAGAACTCGTAAGAAGAACAGAACTCCAACTCAGGCCAGAaaggaggtgaagtctgaagttgtaacTGATgttgtagccgaagaggtgaagtctgaagttgtgactgatgatgtagccgcagaggtgaagtctgaagttgtgcctgatgatgtagccgaagagttGAAGTCTGGCAAAGACGTAGTTCGTAAGAAGAAGACCAGAACTCGTAAGAAGAACAGAACTCCAACTCAGGCCAGAaaggaggtgaagtctgaagttgtaacTGATgttgtagccgaagaggtgaagtctgaagttgtgactgatgatgtagccgcagaggtgaagtctgaagttgtgcctgatgatgtagccgaagagttGAAGTCTGGCAAAGACGTAGTTCGTAAGAAGAAGACCAGAACTCGTAAGAAGAACAGAACTCCAACTCAGGCCAGAaaggaggtgaagtctgaagttgtgactgatgatgtagccgaagaggtgaagtctgaagttgtgactgatgttgTAGCCCAAGTGGTGAAGTCTGGCAACGACGTAGTTCGTAAGAAGAAGACCAGAACTCGTAAGAAGAACAGAGCTCCAACTCAGGCCAGAaaggaggtgaagtctgaagttgtgactgatgatgtagccgaagaggtgaagtctgaagttgtgagtGATCATGTGGCCgaggaggtgaagtctgaagttgtgactgacgATGTAGCCgaggaggtgaagtctgaagttgtgactgatgatgttgccgaagaggtgaagtctgacaACGACGTAGTTCGTAAGAAGAAGACCAGAACTCGTAAGAAGAACAGAGCTCCAACTCAGGCCAGaaaagaggtgaagtctgaagttgtgactgatgatgtcgcccaaaaggtgaagtctgaagttgtgactgatgatgtagcccaaaaggtgaagtctgaagttgtgactggtgATGTAGcccaaaaggtgaagtctgaagttgtgactggtgATGTCGcccaaaaggtgaagtctgaagttgtgactggtgATGTCGcccaaaaggtgaagtctgaagttgtgactgatgaagtagccgaagaggtgaagtctgaagttgtgactgatgaagtagccgaagaggtgaagtctgacaACGATGTAGTTCGTAAGAAGAAGACCAGAACTCGTAGGAAGAACAGAACTCCAACTCAGGCCAGaaaagaggtgaagtctgaagttgtggctgatgatgtggcccaaaaggtgaagtctgaagttgtgactgatggtgtagccgaagaggtgaagtctgaggctatagtgtctggtgatgactgggcggaggatacCGAGGGGTTCTGGAGTCTTGAGTGA
- the LOC139749215 gene encoding uncharacterized protein isoform X5: protein MVTIVTALLFSALQNEEWRLLLLLKERHRRAHSLYVPFFGQVQYKDFTAPVEVGSGLRHLVRNVLTLRDMASEPSVWTICLDLLKVLLSWKAVGVLFLVVLMKILLRCVRARRCKDPVMAKCKEEKKRSGKKNASSPTAPVSVKDNKEAAQSGKKNRKAPAQSREVPALCDVAEEVKSEVVTDVVAEEVKSEVVTDVVAEEVKSEVVTDDVAQEVKSEVVTDDVAEEVKSGNDVVRKKKTRTRKKNRTPTQAGKKVKSEVVTDDVAEEVKSEVVTDVVAQEVKSEVATDVVAEEVKSEVVTDDVTEELKSGNDVVRKKKTRTRKKNRTPTQARKEVKSEVVTDVVAEEVKSEVVTDDVAAEVKSEVVPDDVAEELKSGKDVVRKKKTRTRKKNRTPTQARKEVKSEVVTDVVAEEVKSEVVTDDVAAEVKSEVVPDDVAEELKSGKDVVRKKKTRTRKKNRTPTQARKEVKSEVVTDDVAEEVKSEVVTDVVAQVVKSGNDVVRKKKTRTRKKNRAPTQARKEVKSEVVTDDVAEEVKSEVVSDHVAEEVKSEVVTDDVAEEVKSEVVTDDVAEEVKSDNDVVRKKKTRTRKKNRAPTQARKEVKSEVVTDDVAQKVKSEVVTDDVAQKVKSEVVTGDVAQKVKSEVVTGDVAQKVKSEVVTGDVAQKVKSEVVTDEVAEEVKSEVVTDEVAEEVKSDNDVVRKKKTRTRRKNRTPTQARKEVKSEVVADDVAQKVKSEVVTDGVAEEVKSEAIVSGDDWAEDTEGFWSLE from the exons atGGTGACGATCGTGACCGCCCTGTTGTTCAGCGCCCTCCAgaatgaggagtggaggctgctcctcctcctgaaggagagaCACAGGCGGGCTCACTCCCTCTACGTTCCTTTCTTCGGACAAGTGCAGTACAAGGACTTCACTGCCCCAGTTGAGGTCGGCTCAGGCTTAAGACATTTAGTGCGGAATGTACTGACCTTGAGGGACATGGCGTCCGAGCCCAGCGTATGGACCATCTGCCTCGACCTCCTCAAGGTCCTCCTGTCCTGGAAGGCCGTCGGGGTACTTTTCCTGGTGGTGCTGATGAAGATACTCCTCAGGTGTGTGCGCGCCAGGAGATGCAAGGACCCCGTCATGGCCAAGtgcaaggaggagaagaagaggtctGGCAAGAAGAACGCCAGCAGCCCTACAGCTCCGGTTTCTGTTAAGGACAACAAGGAAGCCGCACAGAGTGGTAAGAAGAACAGGAAGGCCCCAGCTCAGAGTAGGGAAGTTCCAGCTTTGtgtgatgtggccgaagaggtgaagtctgaagttgtgactgatgttgtagccgaagag gtgaagtctgaagttgtaacTGATgttgtagccgaagaggtgaagtctgaagttgtgactgatgatgtagcccaagaggtgaagtctgaagttgtgactgatgatgtagccgaagaggtgaagtctggcaACGACGTAGTTCGTAAGAAGAAGACCAGAACTCGTAAGAAGAACAGAACTCCAACTCAGGCCGGAAagaaggtgaagtctgaagttgtgactgatgatgtggccgaagaggtgaagtctgaagttgtgactgatgttgtagcccaagaggtgaagtctgaagttgcaACTGATgttgtagccgaagaggtgaagtctgaagttgtgactgatgatgtaaccGAAGAGTTGAAGTCTGGCAACGACGTAGTTCGTAAGAAGAAGACCAGAACTCGTAAGAAGAACAGAACTCCAACTCAGGCCAGAaaggaggtgaagtctgaagttgtaacTGATgttgtagccgaagaggtgaagtctgaagttgtgactgatgatgtagccgcagaggtgaagtctgaagttgtgcctgatgatgtagccgaagagttGAAGTCTGGCAAAGACGTAGTTCGTAAGAAGAAGACCAGAACTCGTAAGAAGAACAGAACTCCAACTCAGGCCAGAaaggaggtgaagtctgaagttgtaacTGATgttgtagccgaagaggtgaagtctgaagttgtgactgatgatgtagccgcagaggtgaagtctgaagttgtgcctgatgatgtagccgaagagttGAAGTCTGGCAAAGACGTAGTTCGTAAGAAGAAGACCAGAACTCGTAAGAAGAACAGAACTCCAACTCAGGCCAGAaaggaggtgaagtctgaagttgtgactgatgatgtagccgaagaggtgaagtctgaagttgtgactgatgttgTAGCCCAAGTGGTGAAGTCTGGCAACGACGTAGTTCGTAAGAAGAAGACCAGAACTCGTAAGAAGAACAGAGCTCCAACTCAGGCCAGAaaggaggtgaagtctgaagttgtgactgatgatgtagccgaagaggtgaagtctgaagttgtgagtGATCATGTGGCCgaggaggtgaagtctgaagttgtgactgacgATGTAGCCgaggaggtgaagtctgaagttgtgactgatgatgttgccgaagaggtgaagtctgacaACGACGTAGTTCGTAAGAAGAAGACCAGAACTCGTAAGAAGAACAGAGCTCCAACTCAGGCCAGaaaagaggtgaagtctgaagttgtgactgatgatgtcgcccaaaaggtgaagtctgaagttgtgactgatgatgtagcccaaaaggtgaagtctgaagttgtgactggtgATGTAGcccaaaaggtgaagtctgaagttgtgactggtgATGTCGcccaaaaggtgaagtctgaagttgtgactggtgATGTCGcccaaaaggtgaagtctgaagttgtgactgatgaagtagccgaagaggtgaagtctgaagttgtgactgatgaagtagccgaagaggtgaagtctgacaACGATGTAGTTCGTAAGAAGAAGACCAGAACTCGTAGGAAGAACAGAACTCCAACTCAGGCCAGaaaagaggtgaagtctgaagttgtggctgatgatgtggcccaaaaggtgaagtctgaagttgtgactgatggtgtagccgaagaggtgaagtctgaggctatagtgtctggtgatgactgggcggaggatacCGAGGGGTTCTGGAGTCTTGAGTGA